In the Oryzias latipes chromosome 9, ASM223467v1 genome, one interval contains:
- the LOC105354747 gene encoding piggyBac transposable element-derived protein 4-like: MATARTERELFTILETSADPESSTECDSQESPLNLSADVKWLEIPNRKQDSDEEEEDEVREEEEEEVEEDGEGENGITAAAAAAEAADAASFIAGGGCNIILVTGSNGIKHDEEDYAEDCYYSTSTNCSDATSNDSDIDFSDLEEEEERRGFFRFDDDLDEDCASPDFWGEPDQVISIEPFSAASGPQHSLGDDADTRDYFRLLFPDSLFEHMVEQTNNYALYRQRRSGKSDPHWHPTDVREMKAYVGLNILMGINQLPDTGMYWASDIFIGNAGFKKTMTARRFEKLTQYLQLCDREAEPVRGERCYDGLYKIRPLLDVVENTMWDTYTPNRCLTIDKCSIATKGRFSPTQYMSSKPVKKGLTVWMLCDSRSGYCHRTKIHVGRPSEDEGAASLGHRVVTFLVRGLERQYHHLFMDSFFTSVPLLQRLLRDGLYACGPTQPGRRGYPEVLRPRNVGKLCQGEFYQCQHGNLVATVTRDVKMVNCLSTNSAPGIVGISPGRQQHDKEEEGESDSMDGCLGVPRPLPLLLYQENMRGVDLCDQLRECYQVGRPCKKWWRYFLWFYVNLCIVNAYIVMRESRGGAPPAGFNGKQFTQRHFRVRLAQQLIGDYQGARGMERAARKRHADSPIEYGHRLERMSERSRRCRNCTNKGLRHESVFGCKICNVHLCRGGCFSEFHK, translated from the coding sequence ATGGCGACGGCAAGAACAGAGAGGGAGCTTTTTACTATTTTGGAAACTAGCGCGGACCCAGAAAGTAGCACGGAGTGCGACAGCCAAGAGTCTCCCCTTAATCTTTCAGCCGATGTGAAGTGGTTGGAAATTCCCAACAGAAAGCAGGATTCGGACGAGGAAGAAGAAGACGAAGtacgggaggaggaggaggaggaggtggaggaggacgGCGAGGGGGAGAATGGAATCACAGCCGCAGCCGCCGCGGCGGAGGCTGCAGACGCGGCCAGCTTCATCGCTGGAGGAGGCTGCAACATAATTCTGGTGACCGGCAGTAACGGGATCAAGCACGACGAGGAGGACTACGCCGAGGACTGCTATTATTCCACCTCCACTAACTGCTCCGACGCCACCTCCAACGATTCCGATATTGATTTCTCGGatttggaggaggaggaggagcgcagGGGCTTTTTCCGCTTTGACGATGACCTGGACGAGGACTGCGCGTCTCCGGACTTCTGGGGCGAGCCCGACCAGGTGATCTCAATCGAACCTTTCTCCGCTGCCAGTGGCCCTCAGCACTCGCTGGGGGACGATGCTGACACCCGTGACTATTTCCGGCTACTCTTCCCAGATTCTCTTTTTGAACACATGgtagaacaaacaaacaattacgCCCTCTATCGGCAAAGGAGAAGCGGGAAATCAGACCCCCACTGGCATCCAACTGATGTCAGAGAGATGAAGGCCTATGTGGGTCTGAATATTCTGATGGGCATCAACCAGCTTCCCGACACCGGCATGTACTGGGCCAGTGACATTTTCATCGGGAATGCAGGCTTTAAGAAAACCATGACAGCCAGGCGCTTTGAGAAGCTCACGCAGTATCTGCAGCTGTGTGACCGAGAGGCTGAGCCGGTGCGTGGGGAGCGCTGCTATGACGGCCTCTACAAGATCCGGCCTCTGCTGGACGTGGTGGAGAACACCATGTGGGACACCTACACGCCCAACCGCTGCTTGACCATAGACAAATGTTCCATCGCCACCAAAGGACGCTTCTCCCCTACTCAGTACATGTCCTCCAAGCCTGTGAAGAAAGGGCTGACCGTGTGGATGCTGTGCGACTCGCGCTCAGGCTACTGCCACCGAACCAAAATCCATGTGGGCAGGCCCAGCGAAGATGAGGGGGCGGCTTCCTTGGGCCACAGGGTGGTGACCTTTTTGGTGCGTGGCTTGGAGAGGCAGTACCACCATCTTTTCATGGATAGCTTCTTCACCTCTGTGCCTCTCCTCCAGAGGTTGCTGAGGGACGGGCTGTATGCATGTGGGCCCACCCAGCCCGGGCGCAGGGGCTACCCCGAAGTCCTGCGCCCGCGTAACGTTGGAAAATTATGCCAGGGGGAGTTCTACCAGTGCCAGCATGGCAACTTGGTTGCCACAGTGACACGAGACGTGAAGATGGTTAACTGCCTCTCAACTAATTCCGCTCCAGGAATTGTGGGAATCAGCCCTGGTCGACAGCAGCACgataaggaggaggagggggagagcGACAGCATGGATGGCTGTCTTGGCGTTCCCAGACCTTTGCCCTTGCTGTTGTACCAGGAAAACATGAGAGGTGTTGACCTCTGTGACCAGCTGAGGGAATGCTATCAGGTTGGCAGGCCCTGTAAGAAGTGGTGGCGCTACTTTTTGTGGTTCTACGTCAACCTGTGCATCGTCAACGCATACATAGTGATGAGGGAGAGCAGAGGGGGCGCGCCACCTGCAGGCTTCAACGGAAAACAGTTCACTCAGCGGCACTTCCGTGTGCGCCTGGCACAGCAGCTGATTGGAGATTATCAAGGGGCCAGGGGCATGGAGCGGGCAGCACGCAAGAGACACGCAGATTCGCCCATAGAGTATGGACATCGCCTGGAGCGCATGTCCGAGCGCTCTAGGCGATGCAGGAACTGCACCAACAAGGGGCTGCGACATGAAAGCGTGTTCGGCTGCAAGATATGCAATGTCCACTTATGCAGGGGCGGCTGCTTCTCTGAGTTTcataaatga